CACCGGATCCGCTGCAGGAAAGTTGTACCGGCAGGGAGCAATCTATGCGAACGGGGAGTTTATTCAGATTCATCCGACGGCAATTCCGGGAGATGACAAACTGCGGCTCATGAGTGAATCAGCCAGAGGAGAAGGAGCCCGTGTCTGGACATACAAAGACGGCAAACCGTGGTACTTCCTCGAAGAGAAATACCCTGCATACGGAAACCTTGTTCCGAGGGATATTGCCACAAGAGAAATATTTGACGTGTGCGTCAACCAGAAGCTCGGGATTGAAGGAGAGAACATGGTGTACCTTGACGTTTCGCACATTGATGCAGAAAAACTGAACGTGAGACTCGGGGGCATTCTTGAGATATACGAGAAATTCATGGGTGACGATCCGAGAAAACTCCCGATGAAAATCTTCCCGGGCGTCCACTATTCCATGGGTGGACTGTGGGTGGATGACCGTCAGGAGACGAATATTCCTGGCCTGTTTGCAGCAGGTGAATGCGATTATTCGCAGCATGGCGCAAACCGGTTGGGGGCGAATTCGCTTTTGTCAGCCGTGTATGGGGGAATGGTTGCCGGACCGAACGCTGTGGATTATGTCCGGAACAGCGAGACGTCCACTGATGCGGTTCGGGAATCGGTATTTACGCATCAGCTGCAGGCGGATGAACAGGAGATCACGGACATTCTGTCGATGAACGGTTCCGAGAATCCTTATCAGCTTCATCATGAAATGGGTGAACTGATGACGGAGAATGTGACGGTTGTCAGAGAGAACAAAAAGCTGCTTGAAACAGACGGGGAACTGTCTGAGATGATGGCGCGTTATGAACAGCTGAATGTTCAGGATACGATTAAATATCACAACCATTCGGTTTCATTTATCAGGGGCATGCGGGGTATGATGGATCTTGCGAAGGTCATTACGCAAGGGGCATACCGAAGAGATGAGAGTCGCGGGGCTCACTTCAAGCCGGAACACCCTGAACGCAACGACGAAACATGGCTGAAGACAACGATGGCAACGTTTAATCAGGAAACCAGAGAGCCGTCATTCAGCTATGCGGAAGTGGATACATCCCTGATTACACCGAGAAAACGGGATTATTCAAAGAGTAAGAAGGCAGGTGTGAACGCATGACGGCAAAAACAGTACACGTAGTCATTACACGGCAGGATGGCCCTTTTTCAGAGCCCTATGAGGAAGCATTTCGTGTCCCGTGGCGTCCGAGTATGAATGTGATATCCGCGTTAATGGAGATCAGACGAAACCCGGTGAATCAGGATGGGGTGGAGACGACGCCGGTTCAGTGGGAATCCGTCTGTCTTGAAGAAGTCTGCGGGGCATGCTCGATGCTCGTTAATGGGAAGCCGCGTCAGGCATGCTCAACACTGATCGACTCGCTGGAACAGCCGGTCAGGCTTGCCCCTTTAAAGACGTTTCCATGTGAACGCGACTTAATGGTTGACAGGCAAAGGATGTTTGATGCCCTTCAGAAGGTGAAAGCGTGGATTGAAATTGACGGCACGTACGATATGGGAGAAGGTCCGAGAATGCCTGAATCAGAGCGGCGCTGGGCCTACGAGCTGAGTAAGTGCATGACGTGCGGTCTCTGTTTTGAGGCATGCCCAAATGTTCATGACCGTTCCACCTTTATCGGACCGGCGCCTCTTTCACAGGTGAGGCTCTTTAATACGCACCCGACAGGCAGTATGCAGGCCAATGAACGTCTTGAGGCGATCATGACTGAGGGAGGACTGACGTCTTGCGGGAACGCGGCGAACTGTGCCGAGGTCTGCCCGAAAGAGATCCCGCTGACCCATTCCATTGCTCAACTGAACAAAAAGGCAACCGTCTATTCATTTAAACGTTTCTTTTTCCAATAACCCTGTGATTCAGTTGCAGGAACGGAGATGAATCGAAAGAGGGTCTGATCCCGGCATAATGCGCCGGATCAGACCTTTTTGTGTAAACGTTCACAAAAAAGACATGGTAAACGCATTTTATATTGTGTACAATATAATTGTGGACAATATAAAAAGGGGGGGAATCATCATGAGCATCAGTGACAAACAGTTAGTTTTGGAAGAGCAGCTCAGCTTTATTCTGTATCTTTGTTCGAAAGAAACGATCAAACGGTATAAATCCTATCTGGATCCGCTGGGAATCACCTACACACAGTATCTCGCCCTTCTTGTGCTTTGGAATGAAAATGGCGTCACCGTGAACGAACTGAGTCGAAAACTGTACTTGGATTCGGGGACACTGACGCCCTTAATGAAAAAACTTCAGACAAAAGAACTCGTTGAAAGACTCCGGGATCCTGAGGATGAGCGAGTGGTTCGTCTGTTTCTGACAGAGAAAGGGCAGCAATTGAAAGAACAGGTGCGGCATATACCCGGTGAGATTCTTGACAGTACCGGCGTACCCGCAGAAGAAGCTTCAGAGATCTTGGAGACGCTGAAATCGGTGCTCGAAAGAACGACCAATACCAGCTTTGGAACAGATGAAACAAAGTGAGCTGAAGTAACACCAAATCAGTCCTTCCGTGGTTCAATCATATAGAGGCGTCACAACTGAATAAAAGGAGGGTCGTGCAAGCAGTCCAAGGGAGGAACATCATTAAATGAGAAGCCCGGTATGGCTATATACGGGCGAAAGGGGACGGTACACATGTTTTTCTTCGAAGCAATTCCCTGGTATAACGCGGTTATGTGGTTTGTGGTGTTTTTTGCGCTAATTGGATTGAATGAACTTGCACGGGCCAGTAAATGGGCAAGTATTGGCCTGTTCATTGCTTTGCCGCTGTTGTTGACGCCTTATTGGCTATGGATGGGGGATACGGGTGTTACCTCCTGGTTTACATGGGTCAAAGTATATTCGGCCCTCGCAGGAAGTATTATCTACATGGTGATCCGATTTACCGATTATCACAAGAAGCATCCGTGGTATCTCGTGCTTGTTCCTGCAATTCTTGCCATTAACATTTTTGAAGCGGTGATACGGGAATTTCAGGTAGGGATCGCAGGATTTGATGGTATGGTCGACGGCATGATGTATATTTCCGGCGGATGGAACTATGTAAATGGTGTTGCCGGCATTTTGAACCTGCTGCTGATCTGCGGCTGGGTGGGGATCTTTGCGACCCAGGGAAAAAAGAAAGATATGGTTTGGCCCGATCAGACGAGACTCTGGATTATTGCATACGGGGTTTGGAATATTGCCTATGTGTATGCTTGTGCACCGGGAAATGCATTTTATTCCGGTGTGGCACTGAATATTGCAGCAACGGTCCCGGCGTTGTTGTGGGCAAAAGGTACCTGGATGCAAAACCGGGCCCAGACATTGTCGTTCTGGATGATGTGGGTGATGACATTCCCTTATTTCTTTGCCATTGGCAGCACCTTCAACGTCAGTGTCAGTTATAATCCTGCAGCAAACTGGACACTGGCGCTTCTCAGTCTTACGTTAAACGTCGTTTTGGCAGTATGGCAGATTGCGCGTATTGTAAAACGCCGGAAACATCCGTTGAAAGACGAGCTGTGGACGGATACGCAGGAGTATCAGGAAATCAAAGCACGTGAAAACGAAGGAACAAAAATTTCAGATAACCATATTCAGAATGTTCCTAAACGAAAAGCAGAATAGATCATAAAATGAAGGAACCGGCTTTCTCTAAGTCGGTTCTTTTTAGTTTTCAACGTCTTTTAACAATTTTGTATCGATGATAAAAAAATCACACGACTTTTGTCTGGATATGCTAAACTGATCATAAATATGGGTGTACAGTCAGAATGAGGTGCAAACGATGGAGAAATACAGACAATTACTGAAAGATTCAATTACGGATCAGCTGAATGAATGGAACGCGAGGGAATCTGTCGCGGAAGGGGACGTTTTTCTTTTCTTTCATAAGCTGAAAGGAACAGCGGCAACGGTTGGTTTGACAGACTGGGAGGATCATTTGCAAGAGGGTCTCTCCACACTCAGCCGCAGTTCTGAAAGATCCTTGTCAGATGAGGAACTCAATCGCTGGCTGGAACCGTTTCGTCAGCTGCAGAGTGGCTCGGATTCAGAGGAATCGACGCTCACAGATCGCGAAGAGCATGATGACGATTCACTTTTGATTCTCATGATT
This genomic window from [Bacillus] selenitireducens MLS10 contains:
- the sdhA gene encoding succinate dehydrogenase flavoprotein subunit, with product MSRQKIVVVGGGLAGLMATLKIIEMGMDVDLLSIVKVKRSHSVCAQGGINGACNMKGEDDSPWEHFDDTLYGGDFLANQSQVWGMCQKAPEIIYLFDRMGVMFNRTPEGRIDFRRFGGTQHRRTAFAGATTGQQLLYALDEQVRKYESEGRVRKFEGWDFVSAILDDQGVCRGVTAQEMISMEIRTFKGEAVIMATGGPGMIFGRSTNSLINTGSAAGKLYRQGAIYANGEFIQIHPTAIPGDDKLRLMSESARGEGARVWTYKDGKPWYFLEEKYPAYGNLVPRDIATREIFDVCVNQKLGIEGENMVYLDVSHIDAEKLNVRLGGILEIYEKFMGDDPRKLPMKIFPGVHYSMGGLWVDDRQETNIPGLFAAGECDYSQHGANRLGANSLLSAVYGGMVAGPNAVDYVRNSETSTDAVRESVFTHQLQADEQEITDILSMNGSENPYQLHHEMGELMTENVTVVRENKKLLETDGELSEMMARYEQLNVQDTIKYHNHSVSFIRGMRGMMDLAKVITQGAYRRDESRGAHFKPEHPERNDETWLKTTMATFNQETREPSFSYAEVDTSLITPRKRDYSKSKKAGVNA
- the sdhB gene encoding succinate dehydrogenase iron-sulfur subunit, whose product is MTAKTVHVVITRQDGPFSEPYEEAFRVPWRPSMNVISALMEIRRNPVNQDGVETTPVQWESVCLEEVCGACSMLVNGKPRQACSTLIDSLEQPVRLAPLKTFPCERDLMVDRQRMFDALQKVKAWIEIDGTYDMGEGPRMPESERRWAYELSKCMTCGLCFEACPNVHDRSTFIGPAPLSQVRLFNTHPTGSMQANERLEAIMTEGGLTSCGNAANCAEVCPKEIPLTHSIAQLNKKATVYSFKRFFFQ
- a CDS encoding MarR family winged helix-turn-helix transcriptional regulator, translating into MSISDKQLVLEEQLSFILYLCSKETIKRYKSYLDPLGITYTQYLALLVLWNENGVTVNELSRKLYLDSGTLTPLMKKLQTKELVERLRDPEDERVVRLFLTEKGQQLKEQVRHIPGEILDSTGVPAEEASEILETLKSVLERTTNTSFGTDETK
- a CDS encoding DUF5692 family protein; its protein translation is MFFFEAIPWYNAVMWFVVFFALIGLNELARASKWASIGLFIALPLLLTPYWLWMGDTGVTSWFTWVKVYSALAGSIIYMVIRFTDYHKKHPWYLVLVPAILAINIFEAVIREFQVGIAGFDGMVDGMMYISGGWNYVNGVAGILNLLLICGWVGIFATQGKKKDMVWPDQTRLWIIAYGVWNIAYVYACAPGNAFYSGVALNIAATVPALLWAKGTWMQNRAQTLSFWMMWVMTFPYFFAIGSTFNVSVSYNPAANWTLALLSLTLNVVLAVWQIARIVKRRKHPLKDELWTDTQEYQEIKARENEGTKISDNHIQNVPKRKAE